Proteins encoded together in one Impatiens glandulifera chromosome 1, dImpGla2.1, whole genome shotgun sequence window:
- the LOC124940236 gene encoding ferric reduction oxidase 2-like: protein MKRSISSNSERGIINYVIRASIMAMVVIIFIGYIFIWFMTPTNLYRQNWLPLMRINANSTYFGNQGPVILVYTFPVLLVAIMGGFYLHLGAKNNHILQSENEKSKSRLRLGGAWKRPMVMKGLGIVSRIEFAFFFMFIVLLTWSLATYLHNSFVTITPNSLQKSGHKMWEEKLENAGLRLGLVGNIMLSFLFYPVTRGSSILPIIGLTSESSVKYHIWLGHLTLIFYTAHGICYIVYWAATNQSSEMLKWAKHDFSNLAGEIALLCGLAMWVTAIPRIRRKAFELFFYTHQLYALFVIFFVLHVGLAFPCIMLPGFSLFLVDRFLRFLQSRSSVRLVSARLLPCDVVQLDFSKTRGLNYNPTSIMFLNVSSISKIQWHPFTVASSSSLEPEKLSVIIKCDGNWSRKLFKTLSSQSLVDRLDVSVEGPYGPVSNRFLSHDSLIMVSGGSGITPFISIIRELIFLSETLKTPDILLIAIFKNSSDLTMLELILPSSGSPTIPSNFNLRIEAYVTRQKQPPPPGTLTKASVRTVYLKPAPSDAPIAPVLGPNGWLWLSVIICSSFVTFLIFMGIMTRYYIYPIDHNTNDIYSYTSRALLNMVLICASISLISSAAFYWNKKQLGRDTNQILNVEGATPMASPCFVVGAEERELESLPHESLLESTAVHYGERPDLKRILFERKERSIGVLASGPRQMRGDVARICSAGLEDNLHFESISFSW from the exons ATGAAGAGATCGATATCATCAAACTCCGAACGAGGAATCATAAACTATGTCATTAGAGCTTCAATTATGGCAATGGTGGTGATAATCTTCATAGGATATATATTCATCTGGTTCATGACTCCCACTAATCTTTACCGGCAAAACTGGCTTCCCCTAATGCGAATCAATGCTAATTCAACTTACTTTGGAAATCAAG GTCCTGTCATATTAGTGTACACTTTTCCAGTTCTATTGGTTGCTATCATGGGAGGTTTCTATCTCCACTTGGGTGCCAAAAACAATCATATACTCCAAag TGAGAATGAGAAAAGCAAGTCGAGATTGCGGTTGGGAGGTGCATGGAAGCGGCCCATGGTTATGAAAGGGCTCGGAATAGTGTCTCGTATCGAGTTTGCTTTCTTTTTTATGTTCATTGTTCTCCTCACGTGGTCTCTAGCCACCTACTTGCACAATTCCTTTGTCACTATCACTCCAAATTCGCTTCAAAAGTCTGGCCATAAGAT GTGGGAAGAAAAGTTGGAGAATGCGGGTCTAAGGCTAGGACTTGTTGGGAATATAATGCTGTCATTTCTCTTCTATCCGGTTACTCGAGGATCATCCATTCTCCCCATAATCGGGTTGACGTCGGAATCTAGCGTCAAGTACCATATATGGCTCGGCCACCTCACCCTTATCTTCTACACCGCACATGGAATTTGCTATATAGTATATTGGGCCGCCACAAACCAATCATCCGAG ATGTTGAAATGGGCAAAGCATGATTTTTCAAACCTAGCCGGAGAGATAGCTTTGTTGTGTGGGTTGGCAATGTGGGTGACCGCGATTCCTCGAATAAGACGAAAGGCGTTTGAGCTCTTCTTCTACACACACCAACTTTATGCTCTTTTCGTCATCTTCTTTGTCTTACACGTTGGCCTTGCCTTCCCTTGTATAATGCTCCCGGGCTTCTCTCTATTTCTCGTAGACCGCTTTCTTCGTTTCTTGCAGTCAAGAAGTTCCGTTAGATTGGTTTCCGCTCGTCTCCTTCCGTGTGATGTCGTGCAACTCGACTTCTCCAAGACCCGAG gtCTAAACTATAATCCCACAAGCATAATGTTCTTGAATGTGTCAAGCATCTCCAAGATACAATGGCATCCTTTCACCGTCGCCTCCAGCAGCAGTCTCGAACCCGAGAAACTAAGCGTCATTATTAAATGTGACGGAAATTGGTCAAGAAAGCTTTTTAAGACGCTCTCTAGTCAGTCTTTGGTAGATCGACTCGATGTTTCCGTCGAAGGACCTTATGGACCCGTTTCAAACCGCTTTTTAAG TCATGATTCTCTGATAATGGTGAGCGGAGGGAGTGGCATAACCCCGTTCATCTCCATAATAAGAGAGCTCATCTTCCTTAGCGAAACCCTAAAAACACCTGATATCCTCCTCATCGCTATATTCAAAAACTCCTCGGACCTCACAATGCTCGAGCTCATCCTCCCATCTTCCGGTTCTCCTACAATTCCCTCCAACTTCAACCTCAGAATCGAGGCCTATGTCACCAGACAAAAGCAACCGCCGCCACCAGGAACCCTAACAAAAGCATCTGTTCGAACCGTGTATCTCAAACCAGCCCCCTCGGATGCTCCGATCGCTCCCGTTCTCGGTCCCAACGGTTGGCTGTGGCTTTCGGTCATCATATGTTCATCTTTCGTAACGTTCCTCATCTTCATGGGTATCATGACCCGATACTACATATACCCGATCGACCACAACACGAATGATATCTACTCTTACACTTCCCGTGCTCTTCTCAACATGGTTCTCATATGCGCATCTATTTCGCTCATTTCAAGTGCGGCGTTTTATTGGAACAAGAAGCAGCTCGGTCGTGATACAAATCAAATCCTGAACGTCGAAGGAGCGACACCGATGGCTTCACCTTGTTTCGTTGTTGGAGCTGAGGAAAGGGAATTGGAGTCTCTTCCTCATGAATCACTTCTCGAGTCCACAGCAGTTCACTATGGTGAAAGGCCTGACCTCAAGA GAATCTTGTTTGAGAGGAAGGAGAGGAGCATTGGAGTTCTTGCGTCTGGGCCTAGGCAAATGCGTGGAGATGTGGCTCGAATATGTTCAGCTGGTCTGGAAGATAACCTTCACTTCGAGTCTATCAGCTTCAGTTGGTGA